The proteins below come from a single Kosakonia sp. SMBL-WEM22 genomic window:
- a CDS encoding virulence factor SrfC family protein: MNSINSKEIIQGWQGVERGAGEAIEWINAVRQNAPRLNTEADRLTINLRRSRNKARRLALAAAKPMTIGFFGLSQAGKSYLISALAAGENGKLETRLGGKQLDFLTHINPPGGGKEATGLVTRFSRREVSGDERWPVTLQLFSEIEMGKILANAFIHDFNQEKFDWQYDEGRISDLLNSLAKRRRPTRVAGISEDDVVSLWDYLSRHAEKSQSRLALHYWPQAIALAPWLTPEDRGQLFSILWGEVGELTEAYIRFAQTLHRLGGAQEVWAPLSTLVSEENGLLVQRDSIMNVDMLERLNKETDIRIEVCPVVEGQAAAPVTLSLAELTALTVELHIPLVASTREPLFESVDLLDFPGYRGRLGVESMDDIRRAVNSEESNPLAQLILRGKVAYLFERYTENQEMNVLVVCTASTKQSDVKEVGGVLDEWIRYTQGADAEARGRRLPGLIWALTMFDLRISQGLSQEEAILRQSWGLGGMIKMAMTERFGQYKWMQEWQRGQAFNNTFLVRKPRQQTPFIRISDGNEAAFSEENLPQLQLMRKTFLEDEAVNRYIASPDEAWDAMLKLNDGGMRRMADYLSTVARPEVKLERIAEQLQEIRDELIEGGLGNWYQPDGEEDAAKKSQIARDILEVLKKRSGMHGELLLRLVPTRRDLQALYLQQTTLPVEEEAPEELDIFDIGVDAAFGAEAPAATTYSHEIAFAQQSVQHWINHLRSLSESPAMLNYINLPRPIIDALADELITALLRLRIEEKLVAAMSNTEQAGVLLEQMVDRQVSRILHVMGDFVTWLGYLEVPAAKRPTRLNVADQHIFTRPSQCDSLVWKDDERLARLTPQQLNYSAMFIIDWLVGLESLITENAGHSAGREISVAQNEKLGAIIRQIQTSQE; this comes from the coding sequence ATGAACAGCATCAATTCGAAGGAAATTATCCAGGGCTGGCAGGGCGTTGAACGCGGTGCCGGTGAAGCAATTGAGTGGATTAACGCGGTGCGCCAGAATGCACCGCGTCTTAATACCGAAGCCGACCGTCTGACGATTAACCTGCGCCGCAGCCGTAACAAGGCGCGCCGTCTGGCGCTGGCAGCGGCAAAACCCATGACCATTGGCTTCTTTGGCCTGTCGCAGGCGGGCAAATCCTACCTGATTTCCGCGCTGGCGGCAGGTGAAAACGGCAAGCTTGAGACCCGCCTCGGCGGTAAGCAGCTCGACTTTCTGACCCACATCAACCCACCGGGCGGCGGGAAAGAGGCGACCGGCCTTGTGACGCGCTTTAGCCGCCGCGAGGTTAGCGGCGACGAGCGCTGGCCAGTGACGCTGCAGCTGTTCAGCGAAATTGAGATGGGCAAAATTCTCGCCAATGCCTTTATCCATGATTTTAATCAGGAAAAATTCGACTGGCAGTATGACGAAGGGCGCATCAGCGATCTGTTGAACTCGCTGGCCAAACGTCGTCGGCCAACCCGCGTGGCGGGCATCAGTGAAGATGATGTCGTCTCGCTATGGGATTATCTGAGCCGTCATGCGGAAAAAAGTCAGAGCCGCTTAGCGCTGCACTACTGGCCGCAGGCAATTGCGCTGGCACCGTGGCTGACGCCGGAGGATCGCGGCCAGCTCTTCTCCATATTATGGGGAGAGGTTGGCGAGCTGACCGAAGCCTATATTCGTTTTGCGCAAACCCTGCATCGGCTGGGTGGCGCACAGGAAGTGTGGGCGCCATTAAGCACGCTGGTCAGCGAAGAGAATGGCCTGTTGGTGCAGCGCGACAGCATTATGAACGTCGACATGCTGGAGCGGCTGAACAAAGAGACCGATATCCGCATTGAGGTTTGTCCGGTGGTGGAAGGCCAGGCCGCAGCGCCCGTCACCCTCTCGCTGGCAGAATTGACGGCGTTAACCGTTGAGCTACATATCCCGCTGGTCGCCTCCACCCGCGAGCCACTGTTTGAAAGCGTCGATCTGCTCGACTTCCCAGGCTATCGCGGACGCCTCGGCGTTGAGTCGATGGACGACATTCGCCGCGCGGTAAACAGCGAGGAGAGCAACCCGCTGGCGCAGCTGATCTTACGTGGCAAAGTCGCTTATCTCTTCGAACGCTATACCGAAAACCAGGAGATGAACGTCCTGGTGGTCTGTACGGCTTCGACCAAACAGTCGGACGTGAAAGAGGTGGGCGGCGTACTTGATGAGTGGATCCGCTACACCCAGGGCGCGGATGCGGAGGCGCGCGGCCGCCGTCTGCCGGGCCTGATTTGGGCGCTCACTATGTTCGATTTGCGCATCAGCCAGGGGTTGTCGCAAGAGGAGGCCATCCTGCGACAGTCCTGGGGTCTGGGCGGGATGATCAAAATGGCGATGACCGAGCGCTTCGGTCAGTACAAATGGATGCAGGAGTGGCAGCGCGGACAGGCGTTTAACAACACCTTCCTCGTACGTAAGCCGCGCCAACAGACACCGTTTATTCGTATTAGCGACGGCAACGAGGCGGCGTTCAGCGAAGAGAACCTTCCGCAATTACAGCTGATGCGCAAAACCTTCCTCGAAGATGAGGCGGTCAATCGCTATATCGCTTCGCCGGATGAGGCCTGGGACGCGATGCTCAAGCTAAACGACGGCGGCATGCGCCGCATGGCTGATTACCTCTCAACCGTTGCGCGTCCGGAAGTGAAGCTCGAACGCATCGCCGAGCAGTTGCAGGAGATCCGCGATGAGCTGATCGAGGGCGGTTTAGGCAACTGGTATCAGCCAGATGGCGAAGAGGATGCGGCGAAAAAGTCGCAGATTGCCCGCGACATTCTGGAAGTGCTGAAAAAACGCAGCGGTATGCACGGTGAGCTGTTGCTGCGCCTGGTGCCGACGCGTCGCGATCTGCAGGCACTCTATCTGCAGCAAACCACATTGCCGGTAGAGGAAGAGGCACCTGAAGAGCTGGATATTTTCGATATCGGTGTCGACGCCGCCTTTGGGGCAGAAGCTCCTGCGGCAACGACATATAGCCACGAAATCGCCTTCGCGCAACAGAGTGTGCAGCACTGGATCAACCATCTGCGCAGCTTGTCGGAGAGCCCGGCAATGCTCAACTATATCAATTTACCGCGCCCGATTATCGACGCGCTGGCCGATGAACTGATCACCGCCCTGCTCCGTCTGCGCATCGAAGAGAAGCTCGTTGCGGCGATGAGCAATACCGAGCAGGCCGGCGTGCTGCTGGAGCAGATGGTCGATCGTCAGGTGTCGCGCATCCTGCATGTGATGGGCGATTTTGTTACCTGGCTCGGTTATCTCGAGGTGCCCGCCGCGAAACGTCCGACACGGTTGAATGTGGCGGATCAGCACATTTTTACCCGTCCCTCCCAGTGCGACAGCCTGGTGTGGAAAGACGATGAACGTTTGGCGCGCTTAACGCCGCAACAACTGAACTACAGCGCCATGTTCATTATCGACTGGCTGGTGGGGCTGGAGTCGCTGATTACCGAGAACGCGGGCCACTCGGCCGGACGGGAAATCAGCGTGGCGCAGAACGAAAAACTGGGCGCCATTATCCGTCAGATTCAGACTTCACAGGAGTAA